The following proteins are co-located in the Urocitellus parryii isolate mUroPar1 chromosome 15, mUroPar1.hap1, whole genome shotgun sequence genome:
- the Cbln1 gene encoding cerebellin-1 — protein MLGVVELLLLGAAWLAGPARGQNETEPIVLEGKCLVVCDSNPTSDPTGTALGISVRSGSAKVAFSAIRSTNHEPSEMSNRTMIIYFDQVLVNIGNNFDSERSTFIAPRKGIYSFNFHVVKVYNRQTIQVSLMLNGWPVISAFAGDQDVTREAASNGVLIQMEKGDRAYLKLERGNLMGGWKYSTFSGFLVFPL, from the exons ATGCTGGGCGTCgtggagctgctgctgctgggggcTGCGTGGCTGGCAGGCCCGGCCCGAGGGCAGAATGAGACGGAGCCCATCGTGCTCGAGGGCAAGTGCCTGGTGGTGTGCGACTCCAACCCCACGTCGGATCCCACGGGCACAGCTCTGGGCATCTCGGTGCGCTCCGGAAGCGCCAAGGTGGCTTTCTCTGCTATCAGGAGCACCAACCACGAACCGTCCGAGATGAGTAATCGCACCATGATCATCTACTTCGACCAG GTACTAGTGAACATCGGGAACAACTTTGATTCAGAACGCAGCACTTTCATCGCCCCGCGCAAAGGGATCTACAGTTTTAACTTCCACGTGGTAAAAGTCTACAACAGACAGACTATCCAG GTGAGCCTCATGTTAAACGGGTGGCCAGTGATTTCAGCCTTCGCTGGCGACCAGGACGTGACGCGGGAGGCCGCCAGCAATGGAGTCCTAATTCAAATGGAGAAAGGCGACCGAGCATACCTCAAGCTGGAGCGGGGGAACTTGATGGGGGGCTGGAAGTACTCGACCTTCTCCGGATTCCTCGTGTTTCCCCTCTGA